In Mercurialis annua linkage group LG6, ddMerAnnu1.2, whole genome shotgun sequence, the following are encoded in one genomic region:
- the LOC126653663 gene encoding uncharacterized protein LOC126653663 isoform X1 produces MVSTRSASKNSPPQKMKKSTSSPSSSKRKIEFNTIPATMKNRRKAVREDDDSDFEDFDIPPKKMDMPVSYAGLPKKEDVAGDVSSSEATQSMLSKKSDDGDHDAVETPKDVFESGTPKEDLCLPLQLLVSHKFKFVW; encoded by the exons ATGGTGTCAACTAGGTCAGCTTCCAAAAATTCACCCCctcaaaaaatgaagaaatcaaCATCTAGTCCGAGTTCtagcaaaagaaaaattgagtttAATACAATTCCGGCGACAATGAAGAATCGTCGAAAGGCTGTGCGTGAAGATGACGACAGTGACTTCGAGGATTTTGATATCCCTCCGAAGAAGATGGATATGCCTGTTTCATATGCGGGTTTGCCTAAAAag gaGGATGTTGCTGGAGATGTTTCATCCTCAGAAGCTACCCAAAGTATGCTATCCAAGAAATCTGATGACGGAGACCATGATGCTGTGGAGACACCTAAAGATGTTTTTGAATCTGGTACACCAAAGGAGGATCTTTGTTTACCGCTGCAGCTGTTAGTGAGtcacaaattcaaatttgtttGGTGA
- the LOC126653663 gene encoding uncharacterized protein LOC126653663 isoform X2 encodes MVSTRSASKNSPPQKMKKSTSSPSSSKRKIEFNTIPATMKNRRKAVREDDDSDFEDFDIPPKKMDMPVSYAGLPKKEDVAGDVSSSEATQSMLSKKSDDGDHDAVETPKDVFESGTPKEDLCLPLQLL; translated from the exons ATGGTGTCAACTAGGTCAGCTTCCAAAAATTCACCCCctcaaaaaatgaagaaatcaaCATCTAGTCCGAGTTCtagcaaaagaaaaattgagtttAATACAATTCCGGCGACAATGAAGAATCGTCGAAAGGCTGTGCGTGAAGATGACGACAGTGACTTCGAGGATTTTGATATCCCTCCGAAGAAGATGGATATGCCTGTTTCATATGCGGGTTTGCCTAAAAag gaGGATGTTGCTGGAGATGTTTCATCCTCAGAAGCTACCCAAAGTATGCTATCCAAGAAATCTGATGACGGAGACCATGATGCTGTGGAGACACCTAAAGATGTTTTTGAATCTGGTACACCAAAGGAGGATCTTTGTTTACCGCTGCAGCTGTTA TGA